GCGTCGGCCTTGATGATGCGGCGCGGATAGCTGACGTCGACCGACTGGAACGGCCGCACGATGTTCTCAAAACCCATGTTCGGTTATTTTCCTGTTAGCCGCCGAGCGCGACCTGCGCCGGCACCAGGACCGGGCCGGCGGCGATATCGAACGAATATTCAAACGACAGATCAGCGACCGGCTTCAATTCCAGCTCGTACCATTTCTGCGCGGCGCCTAGCGCCGTCACCGCGGTTTGAGTCGAGGCCTGGGCCTGGCTCGCGCCCGTGAACGCCGAGCCGTCATTAAGCCCGGCGCCGATCGCCACGCCGCGGCCGTCCGAGGCGCCAAAGCCGGCGCCGCTAAGGCCGCTGCTGCGCGCCAGGACTTCCTCTTGCGAAGGGCCGTCCGAGGTCAGCGTCTCGCTGCGCACCACGACCTGATCCCTGGTCAATGGAAACACCAGCCCGTCGTCGTTGACGCCGTCGACCGGCAGAGAATAGAGGCAGTCGGCGCTGTCGAGCACCAGCTTGCGGCCGGCGAACAGCTGCAGCTCGGGGCCCATGACGTCGGCGTCGACGATGGTCGGCGTGCCCTCGACGACTACGGAGACGCCGCCATGCCCGATCGCGCCCTTGATCGTCACCAGGGCGAGATATTGCCCGCCGGCGCCGTCGGCCGTGATCTTGACATTGACGACCTTGCCGGACGCCTGGCCTGCGGGCAGCCGCCGCGAATCGTGCACGCGCGCGGTATGCCGGCAACTCAGGACAAGCGCGCGGGAAAACGAGATTGGCGAAAAGCCGACTTCGCACGGCCGCGCCTTGGACAGCAGATGCGCGCGGGCGACCGCGACCCGTCCGGCTGCGCTCAAAAGTCCGCGATCGGTCGGAAAGTAACTGCGGCGGCCGACATCGCCGATCGGCGGCGTGCTCTCGCCCGGCAGCGGCTGGCCGACATCGGCGCCCGAAAATGTCAGCGTCTCGATGTCGGAGGTGCCTTCATCGTCCGACAGCATCGCTTGCGAATCCAGCGCCAGCGTAAAGCTGAGATGCTCGGTCCGATCGCGCGCCGCGGCATATCCCAGCTGCAGCGTGGTTTTGATATTCCAGCTCAGCACATTGACGCCGCTCTCCTGCACGCTGAGCGCGGCGGCGCGCCCGGTTTCCGGGTCGCCGACCGTCATGGACACCGACGCCTTGTAATCCACCATCGTGGCCAACCCGGGCGCGACCCAGCCCGACACCGATTCAGAGACCGACATCGCGTCGCCATTGGAATGATCCTCGTCATGGTTCTTGAACTCGAATTTGGATTCGGCGCCGGTCAGGTTCGAGACGCCGCCATCGTCGGCGCTGGAATCCAACACGGTCCAGCCGCCACCGGGCGAGGCGCCGGGCTTCGGCCAACCCTGGTAGAGCCCCTGTCCGGTCAGCGAGGAAAACGCATTGGCGCCGATGTCGATCGCGCCTGAAGCCTTTTGCGTATAGGTGACTGTCGCGTCGACCTTGACCGCGCGCGGCGGCGGATCGCCCAGCGTAAACGACAGCGAATCATAGATGATTTCGGAGCCGGCGAACTCCTCTTCTCCCGCCTCGCCATAGATGTAGTCGCTGATGGTGATGGCGTGGCTGACCGGATCGAAATGCCAGTTGGCGGAATAGCCCTCCAGCACGGTGTCGGGATCGTCGACATAGGCCGGATCGATGAACACCTTGTCGTAATTGGGCAGCACCTTGAGCGCGTCCGCGGCCGCCTGCTTGCGCGCCAGATAGTCAAGCGGCTTGGCGTAGAACTTGACGGTGACGATCTCGCCCAACAGGTCCGACGGCACCGCCAGGATGCGGCCGAAGAATTTTGCCGTCACGTCGCCATCGGTATCGAACGCGATCCAGGCCCAGCCGGGGCGATCGCTCGCAAACCACCACGCCGGCCCCGGATTGATCATGTCCAGCGTCGCGACCGGGATCTTGCCCTCCTCGAGGTCGATCTCGAGTTTCAGGATGTATTCGTCGTAGCGGATGTGCCCGCTGCCGAACGTGGTCTCGCCCGGACCCGCCCATGCGAAATAGGTCGGACCGCCGCCGGCGTGTTCAGGTGCGACCGGCATGTTATTTCTGCTCCAGATCGAGCGACCAGGAGGTGACCGTATCCCATTCGTTGGATGTCACCGACCAGCCAAGCACCATCGCGGTAAAGGTCTGCTGCTCGGTCGCACCTAGTTCGGGAATGCAAACCAGCGTCACCTCGTCGCCGGGCCACAAAGCCGTCCGGCCGCCCGACACCACGGAAAAGCCGGGCGCCGCCATGTCCTCGCAAGACAGCGTGAATTTGTACTTGCGGAACGCGGTCATCCCGGCCTTGAGGTTGATCATGTTGCCGTTGACGTCGCGCACCAGATCGGCGGCGGCTTCGATCGGCCCCATCTGCATCGAGATGCCGCGCGCGGAAAACTCGCCGAGCGAAAAGCCGCCGCCGGCGCGGGTCAGCCCGAGCAGCGTGGAATCCGACAGTGCCATGGCTAACCCTTCGATCCGCGCGCTGGCGCCCGGCTCGATCGCATCCGGTCGAACAGCGCCTCTTTTTCCAGCTCGCGCGCGCGCGCCGGCGTGGCGTGCAATCCGCTGACGGTGCGCGCGCCATCGCCGGAGCCGAATTGCAGCGTGATCGGATGCAGGCCGGCGGCCAGTGGATTGACCAGGCCGCCGCCGGCATAACTCAGCCGCGGCGGCGCGAAGGCGATCTGGCGCGACATCGAATCGACGAGCCCGCCCATCGAGAAGCCGCGCGGCATCATCCCGAAGCTGGCGAAGGCCTTGTGCAGATCGCCGCCGACCATGCGCAGAATTTCCATGAACGCCAGTACGCCGGATTGCCGCACCACATGGGCGGGCTGCACATACTCGCCCCTATGCACGATGCCGGCCGGCTCGAAGGTGCCGCCGGCGCCGGTGAAGCCGCCGGCGGCGAACGGCACCGCCGGCAATCCGCCATTGTTGGCGATCCCGAGCGAGGCGATCGCGGTAGCCGTGGCCTGCGCCGCGTTGGCCGCATCCGACAGCTTGCTGATCAGGCCATCGAGCGAGCTGGTGATGCTGGAGCCGTCGAACGTGATGCCGGCGAAGGCATGGCCGAGGCCGCCGGCGCCCTTGGCCGTAGTGTCGATCGCAGGTCCGACCGCCTCCACGCTGCCGGTGAGCGTCTGGAACTGGCTCGCCGCCGCGGAAACGTCGGATTGCAGCGCCGTCAACGCCGCGTTGATGCGCGGGCCGAGGTCCTGAGTGCTCTGGCCGACCGCGGCAAAGCCCTGGCTGAGAGTCGACAGGTCCTGCGTGACCTGACCGCCGACGCTGAAGGAATCCAGCGCCTTCTTGGCGCCCTCCAGCGAGGAGGTGATGGTGTCGTTGATGGCCTTCCATTGCTCGTCGGTGACCTGCTTGACCGCATCGCCGGAGGCCTTCGCGTCCTGCGGGATCTGCTGCCAGACGCCCTTGGCGATTTCGCGAAAGCCGTTGAACGATCCGTCGGCGGCCTTCTTGAAGCCGTTCGAAACGGCGTCCGAGGCCGTGGCGCCGTCGGCCTGGATCTTCTGCCAGGCGCCGGTGCCGATCTCGCGGAAGCCGTTGAAGGAGCGGGTCGCCGCCTTGTTGAAGCCGCTCGCAATGTTCTCGGCGGCCGCATTGAATGGCGGCGCGATGCCATCGGCCACCTGCTTGCCGGTCGAGGCGGCCGTGCCGAGCGCGGCGTTGATCTGGTCGAGCGCCGATTTCCAGTTGTCGGCAAAACTCCTGGTGGTGCCTGCGTTGCTGTCCTTGGCCGCATCGCTCGAGGCGTGCAGCGCCTGCATCTGCTTGTTATATTCGGCGGCATCGATCCTGCCGTCGCGAAACTGGGCGTTGAGATCCTTAACCTTGTTCTCGAACTCCTCCAGCGGCCCGATGCCCTTGGTGAAATCATTGGCGATCAGGCCGGCCGAAGCCAGCGCCGCCAGCACCGGCGTCACCGACAGCAGCAGCGCAGCAAGCGTCCGTACCTGTCCGATCAGGCCGCCGACCGCCGAGGAAACCGCGATCGCGCCGGCGCCGAGAATGGCCCAGGTCAGGACGCCCTCATTTTTGAGGTTGTCCCACACGCCCGAAAATGCCTCGCCGAGCTGCTTGAACGCCTTGTCGAAATCGCCGGCGAGCAGGTTGGAAAACGACTGCGTCACTAGCTCCCACGACTTGCCGAGATCGGGAAACTGGCGCGCCAGGATGATCGCGCTCGCCGCGACCGCGGCAAACGCCGCCCCGATCGGGGTCAGGACCGTCGCCAGCACCAGACCCGCCGCGCGCAATAATCCGAACGCGCCGGTCAGCTGCGCCAGGATCGCGACCAGCAACAGCCCCTGGGAGTTGATGTTGGTGCCGAAGATCGCATTGAAGATCGCAGCCAGCCCTGCCGCCGCCAGCGACACGCCGGAGATCAGCCGCGTGACGTTGGCAAAAACCTCCGAGCCCGGGCCACCGAAGATCTTGCCGAGCGCGCCGGTGACGACATCGAACGCATCGAGCGCCGCGCTCTTGAACAGCATCCATGCGCCGGCGAAATTGCCGCGCGCCAGTTGCGCGAACGCCGCCAGAAAGCCTGCGCTTTCGGCCCGCACTGCGTTGACGGCCACGGTTCCGCCGGCGCGGAATTCGGTCCAGAACGCCCGCACCGCCAGGCCGCCGGCCAGCAGCAGCGGCCCGATCGCGCCGATCGAGGACAACAGGAAGCCGAACAGCGCCACCACCGGGGAAAACACCGCGCGCAATCCGCCGAACGCGCCGGTCACCAGCCCGATCGCCGCCACGATTGCGACGAAGCGCCCGGAGATGTCGGTGCCGAATGCCGAATTGATGGCCTCCGCGATGCCGTTGAAGGCGGCGATGATCACGGTGCCTGCCGGGATCAGCACATTGCTCCAGACCAGCGCCAGGTCCTTCGAGACGTCGTTGATGACGCCGATCGCCTTCGCCAACCCGCTCTCGCCGGACTGGTTCAAGAACGCCTGGAATTTTTCCAGGTCGAGATCCTTGAAGAAATCGAACTTGCCGGTCTCCAGCAATTTCTTCTTGGCGTCGTCGGCTTCGATGAACCCGAACAACAGCTTGCGCGCATCGTCGATCAGGCTGGTCAGCCATTCGGCGCGCGTAGTCTGCCCCGGCGCAAACAACAGTCCGATCTTGTCCTTGAGGAAGCTGAAAGCTGCGCCGAGCTCGCTCAAGGCGTCCTTGAGCTTCTTGCCCGAGGCAATTTCGGAATCGGAAAAGGCGCGCAAGGAGCCATCGCTGTCGGCCAGTGTGGACGGCAGCGCCTTGATGAAGTCGAGCGCGTTGCGCCACTCCTCGCCGAACAGCTTGGCCGCCACCGCGGCTTTGGCCGCACCGTCCGGCAGCTTGTCGAGCTGGATCGCGATCAGCTGCAGGCGCTGGTCCGGCGTCAGCGTCGACAGCAGCTGCGCGCTGATGCCGAGCTCGGAAAGCGCGCCGGCCGCCGCCTTGGCGCCCTGCCGAACGCTGTCGCTGGACTTGGCGAGATCGAACGACGACTGCGACACGCCGTTGAAAATCTTGACGGTGGTGTCGCCGAACTTCTGCACCAGGTCGATCGACTGCCCCGCCGAGCGGCCGAACGCATCGGTCGATTGCTGCGCCACGGCGAGCCCGCCGGCGACCTGCCGCAGCGAGGCCCCGGTCGCCTCGAACCGGCCGGCGGTATCGGTCGGAATCACGCGTGCGATGCTGCCGCCGGCGGCGGTCGCGGCGCGATCGATATTGCCGAGCATCCGGTTCAAACTATCGACGGAAATATTGGCGTCATCGGCGCCCTTCTTCAGCGCCTGATAGGTCTGCACCGTCAGCCCGAGCTTAGCGGCCGATTCCTGCAGCGCCGAGGTCGTGGTTGCCGCCGAACTCGCGATCGAGGCGATGATGCCGCCGGCGGCAAGCGCCAGCGCGCCGATGCCGAGCGCGGTCTTGCCGGCAAACGCCAGCAGGCCGTCGCCGAAGCCCTGCACCTGACCTGAGGCCTGGCCGGCGGCCTGTGCCGTGCCGGCGATCTGCGAGCTGGTCGCCGATAGCTTCGAGGCATCGATCCGGCCGAACTGGTCGGCCAGATTCTGGATGCCTTTGAACAGCCGGTCGGCCTCGTCGGCGATCGCCAGCACCTGCTTGCGAATGTCGTCGCCGCCGTCGAGCGAGATCCGGTTGGAAATATTGGCCGTAGCCATCTTAAGATTACTCTTTCAATTTGGCGGCGTAGCGCGCCGGCAGCTTGGCCGCCTCGCTGGCGACCGCCTCGTCGACATTGAACCGCTTGCGCAAGGTCACCTGGTCGACACCGACAAACAGCGGCGGCCCGCGCTTCTTGGCGGCAAACAGCATCGGCCGCCGCCCCGGCAGATTGACCGACAGCAACGGACCGACGCTTTGCGCATAGCGCGCCGGCGTCCATTTGGTCGCCGATCCCGGCAGATTGGCCTCGATCGGCAACCACAGCAGCGGATGGCCGGCGATGTCGCCGCCGGTCTGGAAAATTTCCGAATAACCGATCCGATCGAAGATTAGCGCCGCCGGCGACAGCGAGTTGCCGCTCGACGGATAGAGGTTGGCGCGCAGCGCGTTCTGCCATTTCGCGGAAAAGCCGGCCTGCGCGATGCTGGCGCGGCCGGCCGTCTTGGCCGCGTTTGCCGTCTCGGCCATCGCGGCCGTGGCCGCGATGGCCATCTTGTCGAGGTCGGACGAAAGCGCCTTTTTGAAATCGCCGCTCTTAAAACGGAAATTCGCCATCAGCCCAGAGCCTCGATTTCTTCGCTAGCCTGTTTCGGATCGTGCGTGGCGAGGGTTGCGATCGCCAGCGCGTCGGCCCGTCTTCGGTTCTCGCGCTCCATCGCCGGCTGCACCGCGAACATGATCTCGCGCGGCGTCATTGCGAGCACGTCGGCGCGCGAATAGCCCGAGCCGATCAGGAAATCGGCGGCGTCGACTAGGGCCGCTAGGGCCGCACCTGGACCTTGATGCCCGCTCGCTTCTTTTTCGGCGCGACCGCCTCTTGCTCGATCGCCCCTGCGTCCGGCCCGATCGCGGCGCGCAGGAGGTCGGCGAAAGGGCCAATGCCGCCTGGCGCGGTGATGCGGAACACCGACTTGAACAGATCGACGCGCTCGCCGAGCGACAGATTGGCAAACGACTTTTCCATCGCCTCATTGCCGGATTCGCCGGCGCCGGCGACTATCATCGCGACCATCGCCTGGTTCGAAATGCCGGCGCTGGAGATGTCGAAGCTGCGGGTCTGGATCATTTGCTTAAAGACCGGCAGCAGTTCTGGGAACCGATAGATGATTTGCCCGAGATCCTCGATATCGACGCCGCGCAGCTTGATCTTATTGCCGCGGATGGTGACGGATTCCGTTAAGGGCACAAAATGCAACAGGTCGTTCATTGAGCCATTTCCTTTGTTTCCTGCCTTGTTTGCGGGAGCCTTCAACTAAGAGGGAAGCGACGGCCCGAATCGCTGCTAAGGCCGTCGCCCCATTGCGCCAGGAGGCTGGCTCAGGCCTCTTCGCGAATCGCCCAGGTACCGAAATCGCCGTCGGAATCTGCCTGCACGGTCGCCTCGATGGCGATGGTGCTCCAGTCGTCATTGTCCTTGATGATGCTGAAATCGCCGGACGGAATGAACGAGACATCGCCCGACCAGTCGACCTGGTTGCCGGTGTCGTTGTCGCCGATCACCTCGAGGAACCCCTCGAACCGGGTCTGCGACAACCCCTTGATGATAAAGCTGCCATCCGATTGCTCCTGGCGCAGCCCGAGCGCGAAATATTCGAGGTTTGCCGCCGTGATCTCGTCGAGGGCGAACTTGGCGGTCGCACCGACCTGGGTGATGATCTTCTTGTCGACGGTACGCTTGCCGCCGGAGTTTTTGGTGTGCTCCTTGGTGGTTACGGCGGACGAGATCGTGAAGTTGACGATGTTGCCCAGCGAGCGTCGCGCGCCGGCGCCGGTGCCGATCGACGGCGTAAAGAATCCGGTGCCGGTCGGGATCGAATAGTTTTTGTCATTTGGGGACGTTGCCATTGGTCATGCTCCAGTGTGAGCCGCGCGCAGGCGGCAGGGTTGCGACGCATTCGCAATGAAGCGTCTCGAATAACGCGGGCGGTTACAGTCGGGGATTTCGAGGCGCGCGGTTCACAGCGCCTTTCTTCAGAGAGCCTTTTTCAGAGCGCTTTGGGATCGAGCATCACGGCGATCCGAAAGCGGACCGCCATCCGTCCTTCCATCAGCATCGCAAACGCAAGATCGCTGTCCATGCCGGCATAGCGGATCGAGCGCCGGTTCACGGTCAACGCCAGCAGCTCGGTATCGGTCATGACCGCCTTGATCAGGCGGGCGCGGATCATGTTGAGGTCACTGCCGACATCGCGCGTGCGTGCACCGCAGGCGATCAACAGCTGCGGCACCATGATCACCATACCCTTGTCCGAGGCATGGCGACTGCCGAAATCCTCGGTTACTTCCTCGGCGCCCTCGAGCACGGAGATCCGCCGCTGATCGACGCTATCCATCAGCGTCGCATTGCGCGCGGCGATATCGATGTCCTCGATGTCGCGGGCGATCGCTTCGAGCCGCACCATCACAGCTTCGCGCTTGTCGACAGAATCAGTCATCGGAGCGCTCCTGCAGGATCAGATAGAGTTCGCCCTGGCCGCCCGGCACCGGTTTCGGCAACGTCGACTCGACGTTCCATGACGCACCGTTGAAGGTCAGCCGGCCATCCTTCATCTTGCCGCGATCGAGACTGTTCTCGATCAGCTCTCTGACCCGGACGCAGGCCGCCGGCCGCGAAGTCTGCAACATCACCGGCCCCTGCGGGATCTCGACGCCAGCGGTCTTGTCGAGCACGGTGAGATCGGCGCGCACGCCCTCGCGCGACAGAAACTGCGCCGGCAGCCCGTCGATTTCATAATGTGGGTCGATCAGGTCCGCGTCGTAATCGATCTGACTCATGACGGCGTCCTACAAACCACATGCGACCACAGCGACACCGTGTTGCCGCGATCGGTTCCGACCACGGCCTGCAACACGTATTTGACGTCGGCGACCAACCCGGAAATGTGCTGCATGGTCTTGGTGCCCTGATACTCGGCCGCGATCGCGACATGATCGGCGGCGTTGGCGTCCGCAGCCTCGCTGCCGGCGGCAACCGTGCAGTACCAGGTGGCCGAAATGATCAGCTCGCCGTCGGCGAGATCGCGCACGAAATCGAACGTATAGGTCTCGCTCTCGACCGCATCGGCAGGCGGGAAGTCACGGCCAACATACATCTGCGCTAGCTCCCGGCATTTTCGAGCAACCGGCGCCCACGCGGGCGCAGGCCGCCGATCGGATTGGACAAGATGCGAACGCGCGGCGTCTCGTTGGCGAGCTCGCGCGTGCGCTGGTGCCGGCTGCGCAGCAGCAGCGCCTCGTCGATCGAGGGCTCGATCGCCCGTTCCAGGCTCAGCGTGCCGAACCCATCCGGATCGGCAAATCCGGACAGCACCAGCGCCGCGGCCACCTTCAATTCAGGCGCACCGAACCCGCTTGCATTACTCAAACCGGACAGCGTCAGCGTGGTCGACACCGGCTTGAGCTGCGGCGCGCCGAACCCGTTGACGGCGGCAACGCCGCTCAGCTGCAGCGCCTGGTCCGGGACCAACGTCGGTGTCCCAAAGCCGTCGGTATCGGCAAAACCCGACAGCGCCAACGTCTGCGCAAACGGCGGAAACAGCGTCGGCGCGCCGAACGCATTGGCGCTGGCAAAGCCGGTTGCGGTCAGCTGCAGCGTGATCGCCTCGAGGAACACCACGAACACCGGCGCCTTGCTGTTCTGCAAGGTCGAGGCACCGAACGGATCGGACGGCCCGTCGGCGAACGCATCGGCATTGAAGCGCGAATTCGGCCCGGCCGACAGGAACCAGTTGAAATTGCCGTCCGAATGCAGCGCCGCCCACAGCGAGGTGTTCGCCGGCACGGCGCGCGGCACCAGCAACGGATAGGAGTTGCTGCCGATCGCGACCTGCGTCTTGACCGCGCTCTGCGCCAGCAGCGCCCCCGGCAGGCCGGCGACGTCGGCGTAGAGCGCCATCCGGGTGTTGACGTTTTTGGCGACACTCGACTGCGCCTCGAGCGCCACGATCAGCCCGGCCTCGCTCAGGGTCAGCCGGGTGGCGTATTTCTGCGCGGCGCCGACCCCGCCCGGCTTGGTGCCGCCGCCCTGGCCGGTCTTTTTCTTGAGCTGCAGCACCGGCACGCCAAAGCGGTCGAGATCGGCCAGCGCGGTCAGGGCGACCGTCACCGGTCCCGGGATCAATTGCGGCGCGCCGAAGCGGTTGACGGCAGCCATACCGGCGAGCGTCAGCGTAACGGCCGCGGGCGTCAGCCTCGGCGCGCCGAAGCCGTTACTGTTGGCGATACCGGCCGCCAGCGTCAGCGTGTAGCGCGGGGTCAGCGTTGGTACGCCAAACGCATTGACGGCGGCAACGCCGGACAAGGAAAGATCAACCGTGCCGACCGACAACTGCAACGCGCCAAAGCCATTGACCGCGGCAAAGCCGGACAGCGACAACGTCACCGCGCCACCCGCCAGTGCCGGCGTGCCGAAGGCATTGCTGTCGGCAAACCCCGCCAGCGCCAGCGTCACCGCCCCCGGCGACAGCGTCGCGCTGCCGAACGCGTCACCGGAAGCGATGCCGGTCAGCGCCAGGTTCAAGGATAGCGCCGGCGCGCCGAAGGCATTGCTGTCGGCAAAGCCCGCCAGCGACAACGTCACCGCACCCGGAGACAGGCTCGGGCCACCGAAGCCGTTGCTGTCGGCAAAGCCCGCCAGCGACAACGTCACCGCGCCCGCGGTCAGTACCGGCGCGCCGAAGCCGTTGACCGAGGCGAACCCGGCCAGCGTCAGGTTCTGCGTCGACACTCCGAACAGGAACGGCGACGCCACGCCGCCGTACCAGTATTTGGAGTCGCCACTGGTCGCGCCGGATTTCTTCAGGCCCTCGAACGCAACGCCGTTATACCAGTATTTCTGGCCGCCGGTCGGCGTGACGATCGTCATGCGACCGTCACGTCGTCATAGTTGATCGCGCCAGCGGTGCCGTCGCAGTCGATGAAAAATTCCACCACGCCATCGGCGGTCGCGGTCGGCGTCGCGCCGCTGATCTGGTTCCACGCGCCAGTACCCGCGCTATAGGTGGCGAGAATGGTATCCACCATGATGCCGACGGCCGGGTTAGCGCGGACGCCGAGGCGCGGCTGATTGCCATTATAGGCCGCGGTCTTGCGAATATAAACGGCGGCGGTCACGCTGGTGCCGCTATCGATCTCGCATTTCGGGCCGCGGCCGCACGACGAACTCTCCAGCTTGAACGTCGCACTGCTCGGGGTCATCAGAACTGAAGGCGCCGCCGTGTTGTAGGCGGCGGCATCGCGCTCGACCGTGCCATACGGATTGATGGTCTTGTTGACCCCCGCCACCTGACCGTATTTGTCGAACGACAGGTAGCTGCCCGCCGTCAGGTTCGTCGGGTTAGCGAAAAAGGTCGCCGCCCCGAACTTCACGTTCCTGCCGATGACGCGGTTGCGCGACGGATTGCTGTTGAAGTTGATATCCGAAGTGGTGTGGGCGGTGAGAATGCCGGACACGGTCGAGAACTCGCCAGTATTGATCGTAATGTCGACGGACGAAGGCCCGGAACGGATTCCTTCCGCAACCGAGAACGAACTATGGCCCCCAAGCACGGCGTTACTGAGCGTCATATCCACGGCGGCCGTACCACTCAGGTCTATGTTGCGGGTAGCGTTTCCAATCAAAGTCGGAGCCATGGAGAAGTCGTGCACGAACGACGAAATAGACACACCGAAATTGTTCAGCCACCCATAGAACGAGCCCATGTCGCCGGACAGTTCCGAACCAATATTAAGCGCACCGCCGTTGGCGTGAGAGACGTTGCCACCCCATGTGCCGAAAACTTCAAGGCCGCTAGGGTTTACGTTGACACCGTTCCCGCCGCCCCCGACGGATGTGTTGTTGGTAAACGCCCCCCCCAAGTCGTTGATGACATAGCAGTGCGCACTGCCGCCGCCTGTGGTGCGCATGAATATGTTATGATCGACAGTCCAATTGTTTGCAGTCTGCCTTTCCAAGTCCAGCCCGAACGCAAAATTCCAGAAGGTGTTGTAGCAAATCTCCAGCGTCGTGATGTTCTGGGACGCCTGATTGATGTAGATCGGCTGCGCCTCGCCGTCGTGGAACGACGAATACTTGATCGACATGTTGATCAGCGACGCGCTGTTCTGAATCACCAATTCGACGCCGCGCTTACCCGATCCATTGCCGATGAAGTAGAACTCGGTCCAGTCGACATCGACTGCGGCCCCGGCATAGACGTTGACAAATGTCATCGCCGTGGCGGAGGTGCTGCGAAGCTTGACGTTACGGGACAGCGATATGACTTCCGCCTGCGTCATCTGCAGATTGGCGGTGTGCACGCCGGACTGTGAACCGGAGGTATTGATCGCCGCCCCGCCCGGCGTCGCCGCAAGCTGGAAGGTCTCGGCAGCCCGGTTGACGTTGATGGCATAATAGATCGTGCTCGCCGTCAGCGGGGTCGGCAGCGCGCCGGTCGTCGTCAGATAGACAGCAGTTCCGTTGAAAATGCCGTGGTTGCGGCAGGTGGCCTTGGCGAGGTGCTCGCAGATCACGCGAAACGAAACGTCATCGACATCAGGGTTAAGCAGATCGAAATTGCGACCATCGGCGCAGGTCAGCGTGGTCTGTGATGCCGGTGTCATTGAGCATTCTCCCTTGCAGCCAGAAACAGCGGCAGATCGAGCGGCAGCGGCCCGGCCGCCGGCGCTTCCGCGATGACTTCCTCGAGGTCGACCTGGCGCGCCTCTCGGACGAGCTCGACGCCGACGCTGTCACCGTTGAGGCGGGCCGAGCGCTCGACGAACTGCTCGATCGAGCGCAGCCATTTCTGTCCGGCCTCGGTCAGCGCCAGCTTGGCCTCGAGCAGCACCACCGCGTAGCCGCAACCGATCAGGCCGCGCGCGAGCTCGGGCTCGACGGCATCACCATCGCGCACCGCGACC
The Bradyrhizobium sp. KBS0727 genome window above contains:
- a CDS encoding DUF6441 family protein translates to MANFRFKSGDFKKALSSDLDKMAIAATAAMAETANAAKTAGRASIAQAGFSAKWQNALRANLYPSSGNSLSPAALIFDRIGYSEIFQTGGDIAGHPLLWLPIEANLPGSATKWTPARYAQSVGPLLSVNLPGRRPMLFAAKKRGPPLFVGVDQVTLRKRFNVDEAVASEAAKLPARYAAKLKE